Proteins from a single region of Paraburkholderia sp. ZP32-5:
- a CDS encoding RraA family protein translates to MDDRTVKAFQERLKKIDTCVLSDALDRLGIKGVAFGMRRLAGSSRVAGRVITVTLGPAEGGVAPRHLCTAAVEQGTDADVIVVEHHSHQQAAGWGGILSLAAKQRGIEGVIVDGQCRDIDEAEDFGFCIFGKGSVPSTARSRVMEVACGEPVVIGGVRVRQGDLVLADGTGIVFIPAARAEEVIVLAEQLAAREQAMMVRIRSGEAVSAVMNHQYEAMLQG, encoded by the coding sequence GTGGACGACCGTACGGTAAAGGCGTTTCAGGAACGCCTGAAAAAAATCGACACATGCGTGCTATCAGATGCGCTGGATCGTCTCGGCATCAAGGGGGTTGCGTTCGGTATGCGGCGCCTCGCGGGAAGCAGTCGCGTTGCGGGTCGCGTGATTACCGTCACGCTGGGGCCGGCGGAAGGTGGCGTGGCGCCGCGTCATCTATGCACGGCGGCGGTCGAGCAGGGCACGGACGCCGATGTGATCGTGGTCGAGCACCATTCGCATCAGCAGGCCGCCGGCTGGGGCGGAATTCTGTCGCTCGCGGCCAAACAGCGCGGCATAGAAGGCGTGATCGTCGACGGCCAGTGTCGCGACATCGACGAGGCCGAGGACTTCGGCTTCTGCATATTCGGCAAGGGCTCGGTGCCTTCGACGGCGCGCTCACGCGTGATGGAAGTCGCCTGCGGGGAGCCGGTGGTGATCGGTGGCGTGCGTGTACGTCAGGGGGATCTCGTGCTGGCGGATGGTACCGGCATCGTGTTTATTCCCGCGGCGCGTGCGGAAGAGGTCATCGTCCTGGCCGAACAGTTGGCCGCGCGCGAGCAGGCCATGATGGTAAGGATCAGGAGCGGGGAGGCGGTCAGCGCCGTCATGAACCACCAATACGAAGCAATGCTGCAAGGATAA
- a CDS encoding RraA family protein, producing the protein MEALMKLAMMDTPTISDALDKLGIAGQCVGIKPLDPKFRIAGPAFTIRYVPCGTRGGTVGDYIDDLPEGTVVALDNQGCMDATVWGDILTTVASRKRLGGTIIDGVCRDAPRSIELAYPIFARSSHMRTGKDRVAVDATQCSISIGGVRVNPGDLVIGDWDGIVIVPRERAEEVLVVATKIQEAEDRIRAGVERGERLDEVRKNQGYHSLQTKEMA; encoded by the coding sequence ATGGAAGCGTTGATGAAACTGGCAATGATGGATACGCCGACCATTTCGGATGCACTGGATAAGCTCGGCATCGCCGGTCAGTGCGTGGGTATCAAGCCGCTCGATCCGAAGTTCCGGATTGCCGGTCCGGCGTTCACGATTCGCTACGTGCCTTGCGGCACCCGGGGCGGTACGGTTGGCGACTACATTGACGACCTGCCCGAAGGCACCGTCGTTGCACTGGACAACCAGGGTTGCATGGATGCCACGGTATGGGGCGACATCCTCACGACGGTCGCGAGCCGCAAGAGGCTGGGCGGCACGATCATCGACGGCGTGTGTCGCGATGCGCCGCGCTCCATCGAACTGGCGTATCCGATCTTCGCACGCAGCAGCCACATGCGTACGGGCAAGGATCGCGTTGCAGTGGACGCAACCCAGTGCAGCATCTCTATTGGCGGCGTGCGCGTGAATCCCGGCGATCTGGTCATCGGCGACTGGGATGGCATCGTAATCGTTCCACGGGAGCGCGCTGAAGAAGTTCTCGTCGTCGCCACGAAAATTCAGGAGGCGGAAGATCGCATTCGCGCGGGGGTCGAGCGTGGCGAGCGGCTGGACGAAGTACGAAAAAATCAGGGCTACCATTCTTTGCAAACGAAGGAAATGGCCTGA
- a CDS encoding acyl-CoA dehydrogenase family protein: MSDSTNLASAGPTLVSPLSARLGFARIIEDIAATATQRELAHRPPHEEIAKLKAHGFGALRLPAEAGGHGLSLRELFVVARDVAAADSNIAHVFRNHLWQVEAALRRREHPFHARVLELCAQKKTVGLSFVETDVTAAGARPTRVLSRLEWDASREVYIGSGKKVYATGNLYSDAFIGLAVESRASRTVQYVLDRDTGVSDGDDWDGFGQRLTASGTAHFHDVTVPAAQVYPTDPPRSDEAPPWGFTFHQVYLTNCIAGIARRIVLDAVDVLRARGRNFYHGDATHPTDEPVLQSLLGRIRAYAASVEATADRAVEALQRAWDTYDTPDEYETTLAATLAAAEAKVVIDDLAPQIASWLIDLGSGSAVSRGGALDRHWRNIKVIASHNPRLYKERLLGQNLLTGQLPPTGAFF; the protein is encoded by the coding sequence TTCGCGCGGATCATCGAGGATATTGCCGCGACAGCCACGCAGCGCGAACTGGCTCATCGCCCGCCACATGAAGAGATCGCGAAGCTCAAGGCGCACGGTTTCGGCGCGCTGCGTCTTCCCGCCGAAGCGGGAGGGCATGGCCTGTCGCTGCGCGAACTCTTCGTCGTCGCGCGCGATGTGGCCGCGGCGGATTCGAACATCGCCCATGTGTTTCGCAATCACTTATGGCAAGTCGAAGCCGCGCTCAGGCGGCGCGAACATCCGTTCCACGCGCGTGTGCTGGAACTCTGCGCACAAAAGAAAACCGTCGGGCTCAGCTTCGTCGAAACCGATGTGACAGCGGCCGGTGCGCGTCCCACCAGGGTGTTGAGCCGGCTCGAATGGGACGCGTCCCGCGAGGTCTACATCGGCTCGGGCAAGAAGGTCTACGCGACGGGGAACCTCTATAGCGACGCATTCATCGGCCTTGCTGTGGAGAGTCGCGCGAGCCGCACCGTGCAATACGTGCTGGACCGCGACACTGGCGTCAGCGACGGCGATGACTGGGATGGTTTCGGTCAGCGGCTGACCGCTTCCGGCACGGCGCACTTTCACGACGTGACGGTACCCGCCGCGCAGGTTTATCCCACCGATCCGCCGAGATCCGATGAGGCCCCGCCTTGGGGCTTCACGTTCCACCAGGTCTATCTGACCAACTGCATTGCCGGCATCGCACGGCGTATCGTGTTGGACGCGGTCGACGTGCTGCGTGCGCGGGGACGCAACTTCTACCACGGCGATGCCACGCATCCCACCGACGAACCCGTTCTGCAGTCACTGCTCGGCCGTATTCGTGCATACGCGGCGAGCGTCGAAGCGACCGCGGACCGCGCGGTCGAGGCCTTGCAGCGCGCGTGGGATACCTACGACACGCCCGACGAATACGAGACGACGCTCGCCGCCACGCTTGCGGCCGCCGAAGCCAAAGTCGTGATCGACGATCTCGCCCCGCAGATCGCGAGCTGGCTCATCGATCTCGGCTCGGGCTCGGCCGTCTCGCGCGGTGGCGCGCTTGACCGGCACTGGCGGAACATCAAGGTTATCGCTTCGCACAATCCGCGCCTCTACAAGGAGCGCCTGCTCGGACAAAACCTGCTGACCGGCCAACTGCCGCCCACTGGCGCGTTCTTCTGA
- a CDS encoding LLM class flavin-dependent oxidoreductase — protein sequence MMSKFPRFGVWALVHGSRAALQDPAEPYDASWTRNKALVLEAERLGYDSVLVAQHTINPHDPSLDQLEAWTASAALAALTSRIEIITAIKPYLYHPVVLAKMAQQIEHISGGRFAINLVNAWNRPELERAGLGFGEHDERYAYGREWITVVDALLRGEAVTHRGDNFHIDDYQLRPADPFRARPRIYVGGESEPARALVAAHGDVWFINGQSLDDVSALIADVSARARPDAREALRFGLSAFVIARDTQAQADAHLEHLFALAELDKPLRERQKANIDPRAVMHQTFARSPRVGSNGGTAAGLVGDYDTVARRIVDFHRAGVELFMLQFQPFEADMRSFAQEVVPRVRRLLD from the coding sequence ATGATGTCCAAATTTCCCCGCTTCGGCGTGTGGGCGCTCGTGCATGGCAGCCGCGCAGCGCTGCAGGATCCCGCCGAGCCCTACGACGCTTCGTGGACGCGCAACAAGGCCCTCGTGCTCGAGGCCGAGCGCCTCGGTTACGACTCGGTGCTCGTCGCGCAGCACACGATCAATCCACACGATCCCTCGCTCGACCAGCTCGAGGCATGGACCGCGTCGGCGGCCCTTGCGGCGCTCACCTCGCGCATCGAGATCATCACCGCGATCAAGCCTTATCTTTACCATCCGGTCGTGCTCGCAAAGATGGCGCAGCAGATCGAGCACATCAGCGGCGGGCGGTTTGCGATCAATCTCGTGAACGCGTGGAATCGTCCTGAACTCGAACGCGCCGGTCTCGGCTTTGGCGAGCATGACGAACGCTATGCGTACGGTCGCGAGTGGATCACGGTTGTCGATGCATTGCTGCGCGGCGAGGCCGTCACGCATCGTGGCGACAACTTCCATATCGACGACTACCAGCTGCGCCCCGCCGATCCGTTTCGCGCGCGTCCGCGCATCTATGTCGGCGGCGAGTCGGAGCCGGCGCGCGCACTGGTGGCGGCGCATGGCGACGTCTGGTTCATCAACGGCCAGTCGCTCGATGACGTTTCCGCGCTGATTGCGGATGTCTCGGCCCGCGCGCGACCGGATGCACGCGAAGCGTTGCGCTTCGGTCTGTCGGCCTTCGTGATTGCACGGGACACGCAAGCGCAGGCAGACGCGCATCTCGAGCATCTGTTCGCACTGGCCGAACTCGACAAGCCGCTGCGCGAGCGGCAAAAGGCCAACATCGATCCACGGGCAGTCATGCACCAGACGTTTGCGCGTTCCCCACGGGTGGGCTCGAACGGCGGCACGGCCGCGGGGCTCGTTGGCGATTACGACACGGTTGCGCGGCGCATCGTCGATTTCCATCGGGCCGGCGTCGAATTGTTCATGCTGCAGTTCCAGCCATTCGAAGCGGACATGCGCAGCTTCGCGCAAGAAGTGGTGCCGCGCGTTCGTCGTTTGCTGGACTGA
- a CDS encoding Gfo/Idh/MocA family oxidoreductase, with amino-acid sequence MTVNICVAGIGANGLKHLEGIASIDGMHVAAVVDADVGKAEAVAARFGAASVEPNLGLALKRTDIDAVILCTPTPLHATQGLACLRAGKHVQIEIPIADNLADVEALLHEQKRSGLVGMAGHTRRFNPGHQWVRQRILAGELSIQQMDVQTYFMRRTNINALGEPRGWTDHLLWHHACHTVDLFQYQTSDVATRVNAMQGPVHPELGIAMDMSIQLKAESGALCTLSLSFNNDGPIGTVFRYICDNGTYLVNYDDLFDGVGNRIDVSGVAVSANGFELQDRAFLAAIESGVEPESSFERVMPAYVTLDRAEKLL; translated from the coding sequence ATGACCGTGAATATATGCGTCGCCGGAATCGGCGCGAACGGCCTCAAGCATCTGGAGGGGATCGCTTCAATCGACGGCATGCATGTTGCCGCCGTTGTGGACGCAGACGTCGGCAAGGCTGAGGCCGTCGCTGCGCGCTTTGGTGCGGCGAGCGTCGAGCCGAATCTCGGTTTGGCGCTCAAGCGCACCGATATCGATGCCGTCATTCTCTGCACACCTACGCCGCTGCACGCGACGCAGGGCCTTGCATGTCTACGCGCCGGCAAACACGTGCAGATCGAAATTCCAATTGCGGATAACCTGGCTGACGTCGAAGCGCTGTTGCACGAACAGAAACGCTCGGGCCTCGTCGGCATGGCGGGTCATACGCGCCGCTTCAACCCTGGCCATCAATGGGTACGTCAGCGTATCCTCGCGGGCGAACTCAGCATTCAACAGATGGACGTTCAGACGTATTTCATGCGTCGCACGAACATTAATGCCTTAGGTGAACCTCGTGGCTGGACGGACCACCTGCTGTGGCATCACGCCTGCCATACGGTCGACCTGTTTCAGTATCAGACCAGTGATGTCGCGACACGTGTCAACGCGATGCAGGGGCCAGTGCACCCCGAGCTTGGCATCGCCATGGACATGTCGATTCAGCTAAAGGCAGAATCCGGTGCGCTTTGCACACTGTCGCTGTCGTTCAACAACGATGGGCCGATCGGTACCGTATTTCGTTACATCTGTGATAACGGTACTTATCTTGTGAATTATGACGATCTGTTTGATGGCGTCGGCAACCGGATCGATGTGTCCGGTGTTGCCGTATCGGCAAACGGTTTCGAGTTGCAGGACAGGGCATTCCTCGCCGCCATTGAATCCGGCGTTGAGCCCGAATCGAGCTTTGAACGGGTCATGCCCGCATACGTTACGCTGGACCGCGCGGAGAAGTTGCTATGA
- a CDS encoding Gfo/Idh/MocA family protein, giving the protein MTRPVRLGVIGLGRAFTLLLPTFVKDPRIKLVAAADVIEAARTQFTADFGAPAYASIEQLCASPDVDAVYIATPHQLHAEHVCLAASYGKHILVEKPMAITLDECTRMIDAAREANVHLIIGPSHSFDLPYRRTREIIESGKFGDVRMITAQDFTDFLYRPRRPEELNTAEGGGVVHSQAAHQMDVVRLLGGGLVRSLRAYTGAWDPSRPTEGAYSALLSFENGAFCTATYSGYGHYDSSELLDWIGESGQHVDAADYGVARRLLRGVRSLCEEAKLKALRNYSGALSVRVLSRLAPIAHPNFGQVIVSCERADLRPTACGVAIYGDEERQFETVPVSDVPRSELIDELYAAVIGDREPLHSGEWARATTETCLAILESARTAKDCVMKYQLAV; this is encoded by the coding sequence ATGACCCGGCCGGTTCGCCTTGGCGTCATCGGCTTGGGTCGCGCATTCACACTGCTATTGCCGACATTCGTGAAGGATCCGCGCATAAAACTCGTGGCGGCGGCAGATGTGATCGAAGCGGCGCGCACGCAATTCACCGCGGATTTCGGCGCGCCGGCGTACGCGTCGATCGAGCAATTGTGTGCGTCACCTGACGTTGACGCGGTCTACATTGCGACACCGCATCAGTTGCACGCCGAGCATGTCTGCCTCGCAGCTTCGTACGGCAAGCATATTCTCGTCGAGAAGCCGATGGCGATTACGCTCGACGAATGCACGCGCATGATCGATGCGGCACGCGAGGCGAACGTGCACCTGATCATCGGGCCGAGTCACAGTTTCGACCTGCCGTACCGGCGCACGCGCGAGATTATCGAAAGCGGCAAATTCGGCGACGTCAGGATGATTACGGCGCAGGATTTTACGGACTTCCTCTATCGGCCGCGTCGTCCGGAAGAGTTGAACACCGCCGAGGGTGGCGGCGTCGTACACAGTCAGGCCGCGCATCAAATGGATGTTGTACGTTTGCTGGGCGGCGGTCTCGTGCGCAGCCTGCGTGCCTATACCGGCGCATGGGATCCTTCGCGGCCAACCGAAGGCGCCTATTCCGCTCTTTTGAGTTTCGAGAACGGCGCGTTTTGCACCGCAACCTATAGCGGCTACGGTCACTACGATAGCAGCGAGTTGCTGGACTGGATTGGTGAATCCGGTCAGCACGTCGATGCTGCTGACTATGGCGTGGCACGCCGACTTCTGCGGGGTGTCAGGTCTTTATGTGAGGAAGCGAAGCTAAAGGCGCTACGTAACTACAGCGGCGCGCTTTCTGTGCGGGTTCTCTCGCGGCTTGCACCGATTGCACATCCGAATTTCGGACAGGTGATCGTCAGTTGCGAGCGTGCAGATCTGAGGCCTACGGCATGTGGTGTCGCGATCTACGGGGATGAGGAGCGACAGTTCGAAACGGTGCCTGTGTCGGATGTGCCGCGTTCGGAACTCATTGACGAACTCTATGCTGCGGTGATCGGGGATCGGGAACCGCTGCATAGCGGGGAATGGGCGCGAGCCACAACCGAAACATGTCTGGCAATTCTCGAATCGGCCCGCACGGCCAAAGACTGTGTGATGAAATATCAATTGGCGGTCTGA
- a CDS encoding Rieske 2Fe-2S domain-containing protein: MMTSEENDLLCRVEGDAPMGQLMRRHWVPALLSEELPEADGTPVPVRLFGEDLLAFRATDGSVGLIGRYCPHRRASLQFARNEHDGVRCIYHGWKIRTTGAVAEMPSEPPEACAKQQVKHLSYPTVEHGGFVWAYMGPPETMTPFDPPAFAPEGDWKVSIIKIKVRCNWAQVLEGAIDSAHSNTLHQNMIRPAPVGGTQPVGHKFSRPSTDKAPRIQPQMTDYGFYYAAIRKPIVNSDVEDYVRVTIYVAPYYALIPPNSDYRSAQVNVPIDDENTMFHFIAFSKKGTAPDQEEYRKILGAQIGIDINERYEPVRNMENNYMQDRQAMRNGDFTGIHGLPMEDIAMWETMGPLADRGEERLGASDQAIVQFRRQMLAAVREFIDGKPAFGTKEVCSTPQAEIRSFEGMMPKGADWRGLDTRTGQFALVGDKLEV; this comes from the coding sequence ATGATGACTTCCGAGGAGAACGACCTGCTGTGCCGGGTCGAGGGTGACGCTCCGATGGGGCAGTTGATGCGGCGGCACTGGGTTCCAGCCCTGCTTTCCGAAGAACTTCCGGAAGCCGACGGCACGCCGGTCCCGGTGCGCCTGTTCGGAGAAGACCTGCTTGCGTTTCGCGCAACAGATGGCTCTGTCGGTCTGATCGGTCGTTACTGCCCACATCGGCGGGCCTCCCTGCAGTTCGCGCGCAACGAGCACGACGGTGTGCGTTGCATCTATCACGGCTGGAAAATCAGAACCACCGGCGCGGTGGCTGAAATGCCGTCCGAGCCACCCGAAGCGTGCGCAAAGCAGCAGGTGAAACATCTGTCGTATCCGACGGTTGAACACGGCGGTTTCGTGTGGGCTTACATGGGTCCGCCCGAAACGATGACACCGTTCGACCCGCCCGCATTTGCACCGGAAGGCGACTGGAAAGTTTCGATCATCAAGATCAAGGTCAGGTGCAACTGGGCTCAAGTGCTCGAAGGCGCGATCGACTCGGCGCACAGCAACACGTTGCATCAGAACATGATCCGTCCGGCGCCGGTCGGTGGCACGCAACCGGTCGGCCACAAGTTCTCGCGTCCGAGCACCGACAAGGCGCCGCGTATCCAGCCGCAGATGACGGATTACGGTTTCTACTATGCGGCGATCCGCAAGCCGATCGTGAACTCCGACGTAGAGGACTACGTGCGCGTGACGATCTACGTCGCACCGTACTACGCACTGATTCCGCCGAACAGCGATTACCGCTCGGCCCAGGTCAATGTGCCGATTGACGACGAAAACACGATGTTCCATTTCATCGCTTTCTCGAAGAAAGGCACGGCTCCGGATCAGGAGGAATACCGCAAGATTCTGGGCGCGCAGATCGGCATCGACATCAACGAGCGTTACGAGCCGGTTCGCAATATGGAGAACAACTATATGCAGGACCGGCAGGCGATGAGGAACGGAGACTTCACGGGCATTCACGGCTTGCCAATGGAAGACATTGCGATGTGGGAGACGATGGGGCCCCTTGCTGATCGCGGCGAAGAGCGGCTGGGTGCGAGCGATCAGGCCATCGTGCAATTCCGCCGGCAGATGCTCGCTGCAGTGAGAGAGTTCATCGATGGCAAGCCCGCTTTCGGTACGAAGGAAGTGTGCTCGACGCCGCAAGCGGAAATCCGTTCGTTCGAAGGCATGATGCCCAAGGGGGCCGACTGGCGCGGTCTGGATACGCGGACGGGGCAGTTCGCACTGGTTGGCGACAAATTGGAGGTCTGA